A region of the Agrobacterium sp. RAC06 genome:
TGATGATGCCGAGCACGGCGATAGACACCGCATCCACGGCACTTCCCTGCGCATAGGCGAAGCCGCTCATCGCTATGATCAGGGTATAGAAGCTCGCAGACGCGCCGAGCCTGCGATGCAGGTCCACCAGAGGCGAACGCGGCAGCGTCAGTGACAGGAAGAGAAGCGTCGCGACGACGGCCACGACGAGGGCGTAGAGCTCGCCCCGCTCCAGTATGACCATCCACCAGATCCAGGCGAGGAGAAGCATGTAGCCGAAATGCTTGGCTCGGTTCGCGGCCGTCCAGCGCGACAGGCCAAAGATCAAGGCCGCCCCGAATGGCGGCCACCAGGCCCAAAGGCCATGGCTACCGACATCCCAACCGAAACTGTCGAAACCGCCGCCGAAAGTGACGAGTGCGAGCACACCGGTCACCACGGTCAGCGCGCCCGACCGGAAAAGGGCCGCCGAAACGGCGGTCACCGAAAACCACAGGAACATGGCTGAAAAGGTATCTCCCGAGAGGTGATACAGCTGGCCGATCAGCGCGATCGCCCCACCGAAGGCAGCAGACCCCAGAACAAGGGAGGCCGCCGCAATGCGGTCGGCGCCGCGGCTCCTGGCAAGCAGTGCCGCCAGATGAAAGATCCAGATCAGACCGATGATGCCGGCGACCTTGATCAGTCGGGGAATCAGTTCCCAGTTGGCCGCGATCAGCATCAACAGAGAGGCCGCGATCAGGACAGCTGCGAACATCGACAGGATCGACCCGATGCTGAAGCCCGAGCCGCGGCGATCCACGTCATCGAGCAGCCTTGCGGCCGTGCCGGCGTCGATAAGCCCCCGCTTGACCCAGTCGTCGAGGTCGCGTTTCAACCTGCCTCTGTACATCTGCCTGCCCCCTTGAATTCGAAGGCAATCTGAAACGCCACAGGCAGAAAAACAAGCCGCAAGACACAGGGAGCAACGAGGCCAGTCGCCCATGCAATAACCGCATGCCTTCCATGTTCTTTTTGCACTGCACAAAGCCGTACGTGTCGCCTATATTCATTCTCAACAGAGCGACGGAACTTCTGGCGCTTCTTCTTCGACCCGCTCACTCCTCCTCCCAGAGCGGGATCGATTGGCCAACGACACTCCTCCTCCCAGTCGTTGGTCTGCAAAAATGACGCTCACCGGACCTCCTCCCCCGGTGAGCGTTATTTTTTTGTCTTCTCCCCCCACTTTTGACTGCATTGCGTTGCGGGCTGCCGCGTGACCTGCACGAATGCAATGCACGATGGGATCTGAGGCAAACGCACAAAAAATCACCAGTTAACAATGGGTTAAATCGATCGATATGCACAGAACGCATGGGTGCTCTGCCGCATTATGTCTTCAATGATTTCGCATTGCAGCATATATTCAGATCAACAAATTCGAAGGGGCCCACAGACGGGTCCAAACCACCAAAGAGGTAGACCCCATGAACATCGCTCGCTCGCTCAACAACTGGCGCAAGTATCGTCAGACCATCA
Encoded here:
- a CDS encoding DUF2157 domain-containing protein, producing MYRGRLKRDLDDWVKRGLIDAGTAARLLDDVDRRGSGFSIGSILSMFAAVLIAASLLMLIAANWELIPRLIKVAGIIGLIWIFHLAALLARSRGADRIAAASLVLGSAAFGGAIALIGQLYHLSGDTFSAMFLWFSVTAVSAALFRSGALTVVTGVLALVTFGGGFDSFGWDVGSHGLWAWWPPFGAALIFGLSRWTAANRAKHFGYMLLLAWIWWMVILERGELYALVVAVVATLLFLSLTLPRSPLVDLHRRLGASASFYTLIIAMSGFAYAQGSAVDAVSIAVLGIIILALSIAAIALDGRDNGAVRLLAYGAFAAEILYLSYETIDSILGTSAFFLLSGLVVAVLAFVVIRLEKRFSRPAAEVKS